A single Seriola aureovittata isolate HTS-2021-v1 ecotype China chromosome 19, ASM2101889v1, whole genome shotgun sequence DNA region contains:
- the opn8a gene encoding opsin 8, group member a: MDNKYTSKLSPTADFWAGMYLVIIAVLSILGNAAVLVNASRRLTLLKAPELLTVNLAVTDIGMALSMYPLSIASAFNHAWLGGDTSCLYYGLMGMIFSITSIMTLAVMGMVRYLVTGSPPKTGIKFQRRTVSIVISGIWLYAGLWALFPLLGWGSYGPEPFGLACSIDWTGYGESLNHSTFIMTLSVLCTFLPCLVIVFTYFGIAWKLHRAYQSIQSNDFQYGNIEKKITLMAVMISLGFLIAWAPYVAVSFWSMFHSQEQGHMSPFITLLPCLFAKSSTVYNPFIYFIFRRTSWHELMHLQRLVFCCSHHGNLPAEEAKTEGKMIKGSDCTTFGDGMDTTCVGLMGAPGRQPGSELMTVG; this comes from the exons ATGGATAACAAGTACACGTCCAAACTGTCACCTACTGCTGATTTTTGGGCCGGGATGTACCTGGTGATAATTG CTGTCCTGTCTATCTTGGGGAATGCAGCAGTCCTGGTCAACGCATCCCGTCGCCTCACCCTGCTCAAAGCTCCTGAGCTGCTGACGGTGAACTTAGCCGTAACAGACATTGGCATGGCCCTCAGCATGTACCCTCTGTCCATTGCTTCAGCTTTTAACCATGCCTGGCTTGGAGGCGACACCTCTTGCCTCTACTATGGCCTGATGGGCATGATCTTCAGTATAACCAGCATCATGACTCTGGCTGTGATGGGGATGGTCCGGTACCTGGTAACAGGAAGTCCACCCAAAACAG GTATCAAGTTCCAGAGGCGAACTGTCAGTATTGTGATCAGTGGGATCTGGCTGTATGCCGGCCTGTGGGCCTTGTTTCCTCTGCTTGGCTGGGGCAGCTACGGGCCAGAGCCATTTGGACTTGCCTGCTCGATAGACTGGACTGGCTATGGGGAGTCCCTAAATCACTCCACCTTCATCATGACTCTATCTGTACTCTGCACATTCCTCCCCTGTCTGGTCATTGTCTTCACCTATTTTGGTATTGCTTGGAAGCTGCACAGGGCCTACCAATCCATCCAGAGCAATGATTTTCAATATGGCaatattgaaaagaaaatcactctT ATGGCTGTGATGATCAGCCTAGGTTTCCTTATTGCCTGGGCCCCTTACGTGGCTGTCAGCTTCTGGAGCATGTTTCACTCCCAGGAGCAGGGCCACATGAGTCCTTTCATCACCCTGTTACCCTGCCTCTTTGCTAAGAGCTCCACCGTATACAACCcattcatatatttcattttcaggaGAACCTCGTGGCACGAGCTCATGCACCTCCAGAGActggtgttttgttgttctcATCATGGCAATTTGCCTGCTGAAGAAGCAAAGACGGAAGGCAAAATGATTAAAGGCTCTGACTGCACTACTTTTGGAGATGGGATGGACACAACCTGTGTAGGTCTGATGGGAGCTCCTGGCAGACAGCCTGGAAGTGAATTAATGACTGTGGGTTAA